From a region of the Aeoliella mucimassa genome:
- a CDS encoding TIGR04053 family radical SAM/SPASM domain-containing protein: MIPTDYSEADFATSPLMFYYEVTQACDLVCQHCRASAQPEAHPGQLTFDQSRALIDDVASFPKPPTMVFTGGDPLKRPDLFELIRYARDKGLRLALTPSATPLATYDALSQAKQAGIGCLGVSLDGADAETHDAFRGWSGSYARTLEMLEDAKRLGLPVQVNTTVSKRNVGQLIALADQLAKHRIMMWAVFFLIPVGRGVEEQRLTAEECEQVFELLWRQTQEQPYAIKTTEAPHYRRFVMQKQGDPLAGRSDSHGRRAPLGVRDGKGIMFVAHDGQIFPAGFLPLSCGKFPEQSVVDAYQNHPTFVSLRDHDQLVGKCGMCEYRAVCGGSRSRAFAVTGNPLAEEPDCQHQPAGDGELIAWNAAIGQ; the protein is encoded by the coding sequence ATGATACCTACCGACTATTCGGAAGCCGATTTTGCAACCAGTCCGCTGATGTTCTATTACGAAGTCACGCAGGCGTGCGACTTGGTTTGCCAGCATTGTCGGGCGTCGGCTCAGCCGGAAGCCCACCCGGGGCAGCTAACCTTTGATCAATCTCGGGCGTTGATTGACGACGTGGCGAGCTTCCCAAAACCTCCGACCATGGTGTTTACCGGGGGCGATCCGCTGAAGCGGCCCGACTTGTTCGAGCTGATTCGCTACGCCCGCGACAAAGGTCTCCGCCTGGCGCTAACCCCGTCGGCCACCCCGCTGGCGACGTACGACGCGTTGTCGCAAGCCAAGCAGGCCGGCATTGGATGCTTAGGCGTAAGCTTGGATGGTGCCGATGCGGAAACGCACGACGCGTTTCGAGGTTGGAGCGGTAGTTACGCCCGCACGCTCGAGATGCTCGAAGACGCGAAGCGCCTCGGCTTGCCAGTGCAGGTAAACACCACAGTGTCCAAGCGAAACGTCGGGCAGCTCATCGCCTTGGCCGATCAACTGGCGAAGCATCGCATCATGATGTGGGCCGTGTTCTTTTTGATTCCTGTCGGTCGAGGCGTGGAAGAGCAACGACTCACGGCCGAAGAGTGTGAGCAGGTATTCGAGCTGTTGTGGCGGCAAACTCAAGAGCAGCCGTACGCGATCAAAACCACCGAGGCCCCGCACTATCGCCGTTTTGTGATGCAAAAGCAGGGCGATCCGCTCGCAGGGCGGAGCGACAGCCATGGTCGCCGGGCACCTTTGGGGGTGCGCGATGGCAAAGGCATTATGTTCGTCGCCCACGACGGTCAGATCTTCCCTGCGGGGTTCCTGCCACTATCCTGTGGCAAGTTCCCCGAGCAGTCGGTGGTCGACGCCTACCAGAATCATCCGACTTTTGTTTCGCTCCGCGATCACGATCAACTGGTCGGCAAATGTGGCATGTGCGAGTACCGCGCAGTGTGTGGGGGAAGCCGGTCGCGAGCCTTTGCAGTCACCGGCAATCCACTGGCCGAAGAGCCCGATTGCCAGCACCAGCCGGCGGGGGATGGCGAGCTCATTGCCTGGAACGCGGCCATCGGACAGTAG
- the hemG gene encoding protoporphyrinogen oxidase, with protein sequence MNNNDQTSRSVAIVGGGISGLATAWRLKELKPHWRVVVHEGNDRPGGVIQTRRQDDFTFELGPDSILSRLPWGVGLCKRLGLEGELIGTEAAARGVYTVHRGRATRMPEGLAIMAPERMWPIVTTPILSPWGKMRLAAERLVARRTDPSDESLADFARRRVGKEAFERIVQPLAGGIFMGDPERLSLRSCFPQFAGMEAEHGSLIKATQAAKKKAPPATNGKPASVFVAPARGLGRIIETLAEKLGDAVQLGSRVESAQKLSDGWQLTIQQGEGHSSFTEQYNAVVVATPAKATAAIIDQIEPRIADIMRGIEYSSCAIVQLVYNRSDVPHPLDASGMVVPHVEGRPLQACSFSSVKYAGRAPDGSVVLRLFFGGALKPELVDLDESALQDLACNEAASLLGVTAKPQATIVKQWKSSMPQYYVGHAERIDEVMQLVAQHHGLELAGAALHGVGIPHCIHTAESTAERLVEQLEADEPQSSGQTAQTGATT encoded by the coding sequence ATGAATAACAACGATCAAACAAGTCGCTCCGTGGCCATCGTCGGCGGAGGGATTAGTGGACTGGCAACCGCCTGGCGGCTGAAAGAACTAAAACCGCACTGGCGCGTTGTCGTGCACGAAGGCAACGATCGCCCTGGCGGCGTGATTCAAACCCGCCGGCAAGACGACTTCACGTTCGAGCTAGGCCCCGACAGCATTTTGAGCCGGCTCCCTTGGGGCGTTGGATTGTGCAAGCGACTAGGCCTGGAAGGGGAGCTCATCGGCACCGAAGCGGCCGCCCGTGGAGTGTACACGGTGCATCGCGGCCGCGCGACACGCATGCCCGAGGGGCTCGCGATCATGGCCCCCGAGCGGATGTGGCCGATCGTGACCACGCCGATTTTGTCACCATGGGGAAAGATGCGCCTGGCTGCCGAGCGTCTGGTTGCCCGCCGTACCGATCCGAGTGACGAAAGCCTAGCCGATTTCGCCCGTCGTCGGGTTGGCAAGGAAGCCTTCGAGCGGATTGTGCAGCCGCTCGCAGGTGGCATCTTCATGGGCGATCCCGAGCGGCTGAGTCTTCGCTCCTGCTTTCCGCAGTTTGCAGGCATGGAGGCCGAACATGGCAGCCTGATCAAAGCGACTCAAGCCGCCAAAAAGAAGGCTCCGCCTGCCACGAACGGTAAGCCGGCCAGTGTGTTTGTCGCTCCCGCTCGAGGGTTAGGGCGGATCATCGAAACGCTTGCCGAGAAGCTGGGCGACGCGGTGCAGCTTGGCTCGCGAGTCGAGTCGGCGCAGAAACTCTCCGACGGCTGGCAGCTAACCATTCAGCAAGGCGAGGGCCATTCGAGCTTTACCGAGCAGTACAATGCGGTCGTGGTTGCAACTCCGGCGAAAGCAACCGCTGCGATCATCGACCAAATCGAGCCGCGAATCGCCGACATCATGCGAGGTATCGAGTACTCCAGCTGTGCGATCGTGCAATTGGTGTACAATCGCAGCGACGTTCCGCATCCGCTCGATGCCTCTGGCATGGTAGTACCCCACGTCGAAGGTCGCCCGCTACAAGCTTGCTCGTTTAGCAGCGTGAAGTATGCCGGGCGGGCGCCGGATGGTTCGGTCGTGCTGCGTTTGTTTTTCGGCGGCGCATTGAAGCCGGAACTGGTCGACTTGGATGAATCCGCTCTGCAAGACTTGGCCTGCAACGAAGCCGCTAGTCTGCTGGGAGTCACGGCCAAACCTCAAGCGACCATCGTGAAGCAGTGGAAGTCGTCGATGCCGCAGTACTACGTGGGGCACGCCGAACGGATTGACGAAGTCATGCAGCTCGTCGCTCAGCACCATGGACTTGAGCTCGCAGGGGCTGCATTGCACGGGGTTGGCATTCCGCATTGCATTCATACTGCCGAGTCGACTGCCGAGCGTTTAGTAGAACAGCTGGAAGCCGATGAACCACAGTCGTCGGGCCAGACCGCGCAAACCGGGGCAACCACATGA
- a CDS encoding 2-aminoethylphosphonate--pyruvate transaminase, giving the protein MDAWADNDYLLLTPGPLSTSPTVRAAMDRDWCTWDDDYNVGIVTPIRERLVEIATAEHRDQYSAVLMQGSGTFAVESMLGTLIPEEGKLLVLANGAYGDRLAKIASYLKINHLVHNSGELAPPDLEQLEQALQADSDITHVALIHNETTTGMLNPLDDVCRIVKQYNKVMLLDSMSAFGGIPFDVGELGIDCVVSSSNKCIQGVPGFGFVICRIDLLQQCKGRARSLSMDVYDQWITMEQGNGKWRFTSPTHVVRAFHQALQELEAEGGVPARYARYCGNQQALVKGMENLGFRSLLPHDLHSPIITGFLDPESADYNFREFYALLKSKGFVIYPGKVTNINSFRIGTIGHVFPSDIERLIDAVESSMYWQQTLTTT; this is encoded by the coding sequence ATGGACGCGTGGGCTGATAACGACTACTTACTGCTTACCCCCGGCCCCCTCTCCACCTCGCCGACCGTGCGAGCGGCGATGGATCGCGACTGGTGCACCTGGGACGATGATTATAACGTCGGCATCGTCACCCCGATTCGCGAACGACTGGTCGAGATCGCAACCGCAGAACATCGCGACCAGTACTCCGCAGTGCTCATGCAGGGTAGCGGAACCTTCGCGGTCGAGTCGATGTTAGGCACACTGATTCCCGAAGAGGGCAAACTGCTAGTGCTCGCCAACGGAGCGTATGGCGATCGCCTGGCGAAGATTGCCTCGTACCTGAAGATCAACCACCTGGTGCACAACAGCGGCGAACTCGCTCCCCCCGATCTTGAGCAACTCGAACAAGCACTGCAGGCGGATAGCGACATCACGCACGTCGCGTTGATTCACAACGAAACCACCACCGGCATGCTCAATCCGCTGGATGACGTCTGTCGGATCGTCAAACAGTACAACAAAGTGATGCTGCTCGACTCGATGAGCGCGTTTGGTGGCATCCCCTTCGACGTCGGCGAGTTAGGCATCGACTGCGTGGTATCGTCGTCGAACAAGTGCATCCAGGGGGTTCCTGGCTTTGGATTTGTGATCTGCCGCATCGATCTGCTGCAGCAATGCAAAGGCCGCGCCCGCTCGCTGTCGATGGATGTGTACGACCAGTGGATCACCATGGAGCAAGGCAACGGCAAATGGCGGTTTACCAGCCCCACGCATGTAGTTCGGGCTTTCCACCAGGCTTTGCAAGAGCTCGAAGCCGAAGGGGGCGTGCCCGCTCGCTACGCGCGGTATTGCGGGAACCAACAGGCGCTCGTCAAAGGCATGGAGAATCTCGGCTTCCGCAGCCTTCTCCCTCACGACTTGCACAGCCCGATCATCACCGGATTCCTCGATCCAGAGAGTGCCGACTACAACTTCCGCGAGTTCTACGCACTGCTCAAGTCAAAAGGCTTTGTGATTTACCCAGGTAAAGTGACCAATATCAACTCGTTCCGCATCGGCACCATCGGGCACGTGTTCCCAAGCGACATCGAACGCCTGATCGACGCGGTGGAGAGTTCGATGTACTGGCAGCAAACGCTCACCACGACCTAA
- a CDS encoding AraC family transcriptional regulator: MMTLPNAANDSFSTSRHGVKPIRIALLIDTSTTWGAGLIEGIVDYAKAKHKQWLFSFEHRGKNDRLMLPESWVGNGVIARINHPDLAEQIIARKIPAVNVSWFRFGENLIPTCTCDEEKVAEMAIRYLLGKGHRQFAYCASVTRPGYYDRLGKSFVDQLQQNGFACAQFNGDFEQLARLDTEHYLMELGKWLKQLPRPTALLAFDDLLGRLVTEACAQSGIVVPDDIAVLGGEHDELCSRVSSPPLSGVDQSAHEVGFHAAEMLDRQLSGYAGEIRNIRLSPARIISRQSTDKVAVEDEMLAEAIRYIEEHYAGEITIRDILKEIPLSRRALEIGFRRYLGRTPRDEIRRVRVQKALEFLCDTEWSVTKIANECGFDRPELLTRAFRREFKATPSEFRKRFANRKPPITPDARG; the protein is encoded by the coding sequence ATGATGACACTGCCGAATGCTGCGAACGACTCTTTCTCGACCTCCAGGCACGGGGTCAAACCGATACGTATTGCACTGCTGATCGATACCTCCACCACTTGGGGAGCAGGATTGATCGAAGGCATTGTCGACTACGCCAAAGCGAAACACAAGCAATGGTTGTTCTCGTTTGAGCACCGTGGCAAGAACGATCGGCTGATGCTGCCGGAGTCGTGGGTGGGCAATGGAGTCATTGCGCGGATCAATCATCCCGATCTCGCCGAGCAGATCATTGCCCGCAAAATCCCCGCAGTGAATGTCTCCTGGTTTCGCTTTGGCGAAAACCTGATTCCGACTTGCACCTGCGACGAGGAGAAGGTCGCCGAAATGGCCATCCGCTACCTCTTGGGGAAAGGGCATCGGCAGTTCGCCTATTGCGCTTCAGTCACACGGCCTGGCTACTATGATCGTCTGGGGAAGTCGTTTGTCGATCAGTTGCAGCAAAATGGTTTTGCTTGTGCTCAATTCAATGGCGATTTCGAGCAACTCGCCAGGCTCGATACTGAACACTATCTTATGGAGCTCGGGAAGTGGCTCAAGCAACTTCCGCGACCGACTGCGCTACTCGCGTTCGACGATCTGCTTGGTCGCCTGGTGACCGAAGCATGTGCCCAATCGGGAATCGTGGTGCCCGACGACATCGCGGTGCTCGGCGGTGAGCACGACGAACTCTGTTCGCGAGTTTCGTCGCCACCGTTGTCGGGCGTGGATCAGTCGGCGCACGAAGTCGGATTTCATGCGGCTGAAATGCTCGATCGCCAACTCTCAGGCTATGCTGGCGAGATTCGCAACATTCGGCTATCGCCGGCTCGCATCATCTCCCGTCAGTCGACCGACAAAGTGGCCGTAGAAGACGAAATGCTCGCTGAGGCGATTCGCTACATCGAAGAGCATTACGCGGGGGAGATTACGATTCGCGACATCCTGAAAGAGATCCCCCTGAGTCGACGGGCGCTGGAGATTGGCTTTCGACGTTACCTTGGTCGTACCCCACGCGACGAGATTCGCCGCGTCCGCGTACAGAAGGCGCTCGAGTTCCTGTGTGATACCGAGTGGTCGGTAACCAAAATCGCCAACGAATGCGGCTTCGATCGCCCTGAACTCTTAACCCGCGCATTCCGACGTGAGTTCAAAGCGACCCCCTCGGAGTTTCGCAAGCGATTCGCCAATCGCAAACCACCGATCACGCCCGATGCGCGCGGCTAA
- a CDS encoding aspartate aminotransferase family protein, translating into MNNMTWSRKALTYFPAGSNGEFNLPSDLATVVSHGEGCRLTTADGREMLDFSMGWGSVLVGHADARIVGPVAKRLLQGTNFATVTDASTELAEQIIAISPACDQVRFCASGTEATMYCLRLARAAQGKRKVLRFEGAYHGAHDVGVTNLFPTERNDPPQPRPSSDGLTAHENGGVLVAPFNDLEITTRIIQENKQELAAVIVEPLQRCLPPATGFLEGLRQVTAECGVLLVFDEVVTGFRLALGGAQEYYGVVPDLVAYGKALGGGLPIGVFGGRADLMELASESRQGSDTYVWTASTLGGNPISCTAALATLNILRDPASYEHLHTLGKYLRHGMRSVIDRLGVRAHVLGDGPLAQIAFTPSMPHDYWSSQHEDRQLARDLMLQLFRSGIFLNPMGTKLYLSLSHTHAACDELLNKLEESLDQLTNTTAVAAS; encoded by the coding sequence ATGAACAATATGACCTGGAGTCGTAAGGCACTCACGTATTTCCCTGCTGGAAGTAACGGGGAATTTAATCTCCCCAGCGATCTGGCGACCGTGGTTTCACATGGTGAGGGATGCCGACTGACGACCGCCGACGGGCGGGAAATGCTCGATTTCTCCATGGGTTGGGGCTCGGTGCTGGTGGGCCATGCCGATGCTCGCATCGTGGGCCCTGTCGCCAAACGACTGCTGCAAGGCACCAACTTTGCCACCGTGACCGACGCCTCGACTGAACTTGCCGAGCAGATCATCGCAATCAGTCCTGCCTGCGATCAGGTACGATTCTGCGCTTCTGGTACCGAGGCCACGATGTACTGCTTGCGACTGGCCCGCGCGGCCCAGGGAAAACGCAAAGTGCTTCGTTTCGAAGGGGCTTATCACGGCGCCCACGATGTCGGCGTCACCAATCTGTTCCCGACCGAGCGGAACGATCCTCCTCAGCCGCGTCCTTCGAGCGATGGACTTACCGCCCACGAGAATGGTGGGGTCCTCGTCGCCCCGTTCAACGATCTGGAGATCACCACAAGAATCATCCAGGAAAACAAGCAGGAACTCGCCGCGGTGATTGTCGAACCACTGCAACGCTGCCTTCCCCCTGCAACTGGTTTCTTGGAAGGACTTCGGCAAGTCACAGCAGAGTGCGGAGTGCTTCTTGTTTTCGATGAAGTGGTGACCGGGTTCCGCTTAGCCCTCGGTGGAGCCCAAGAATACTATGGAGTGGTCCCCGATTTGGTCGCGTACGGCAAAGCACTGGGCGGGGGACTGCCGATCGGCGTATTCGGCGGTCGCGCTGATCTTATGGAGCTAGCGTCCGAGAGCCGCCAAGGCTCCGATACCTACGTATGGACTGCCTCGACCCTCGGCGGAAACCCCATCTCCTGCACAGCGGCCTTGGCGACACTCAATATCCTGCGAGATCCGGCGAGCTACGAGCACTTGCACACATTGGGCAAATACCTTCGTCATGGCATGCGTAGCGTGATCGACCGGCTTGGCGTCCGCGCCCATGTGCTAGGTGATGGTCCTCTAGCCCAAATCGCGTTTACTCCGTCGATGCCGCACGATTACTGGTCGAGTCAGCACGAAGACCGACAACTCGCCCGGGATCTCATGCTGCAGCTGTTTCGGAGTGGAATTTTCTTGAATCCGATGGGGACCAAGCTGTATCTGTCGCTATCACACACCCATGCAGCGTGCGACGAATTGCTGAACAAGCTCGAAGAGTCGCTCGACCAACTCACCAATACGACCGCCGTCGCTGCCAGTTAA
- a CDS encoding phosphonate degradation HD-domain oxygenase: MSTNEVPRCGVDTVAEIARLFQLNGDSQYGGEDVSQLEHGLQAAWLAEQEEAGSELIAAALLHDIGHLLHHLPDDAPDNGIDDLHEQLAFEWLESRFPPEVLEPVRLHVQAKRYLCTAEDGYWESLSAPSKQSLELQGGPMSDQECEDYRANPHFKASLRLRRWDDLAKIDNLETPPIEHFLDYVQQVVVDCEPQS, from the coding sequence ATGTCTACGAACGAAGTACCTCGATGTGGAGTGGATACCGTGGCTGAAATCGCCAGGTTGTTTCAATTGAATGGCGATTCGCAATACGGTGGAGAGGACGTGTCGCAACTGGAGCATGGGTTGCAAGCTGCCTGGTTGGCTGAACAAGAAGAGGCCGGAAGCGAGCTCATCGCCGCGGCTTTGTTGCACGACATTGGGCATCTACTGCATCACTTGCCTGACGATGCTCCGGACAACGGCATTGACGATTTGCACGAGCAACTCGCCTTCGAATGGCTTGAGTCGCGTTTCCCGCCCGAAGTGCTAGAGCCCGTGCGTTTGCACGTACAGGCGAAGCGTTACCTCTGCACGGCCGAAGATGGCTATTGGGAGTCGTTGAGTGCCCCTTCAAAGCAGAGTCTTGAGCTTCAGGGTGGACCGATGAGCGACCAGGAATGCGAAGATTACCGGGCGAATCCTCATTTTAAAGCGTCGCTTCGGCTGCGGCGATGGGACGATCTGGCGAAGATCGATAACCTAGAAACTCCGCCCATCGAGCATTTTCTCGACTACGTGCAGCAAGTTGTCGTTGATTGCGAACCGCAGAGTTAA
- a CDS encoding PEP-CTERM sorting domain-containing protein: MMKIFGLAAAALCCVGNAFAGTYVPRADDSIGGRIEWEEWSFVNSTFWVDADNQGRDQFTKAQGVFAVADPDEWDDSRGPAGMGAQGPNGEDIGYNTQLMSPTFDVIGTDILTINFDYSWRPEDTQQAFVRVQFDDGSDIVLLDLNTGNSVDSDDPLVNLDLNANYNDFVEVPATATTATLAFEMVDAGNDWWFAVDNISAESLFSSSVILSEDFESLASELGPGLDEVREGSIEADVIGWTQTPPTGWMINTDDFVSTGPMGSTLGATGVYGITRVPEPSTCVLAGLAILGLAAFRRKQAASR; the protein is encoded by the coding sequence ATGATGAAGATATTTGGACTCGCTGCAGCAGCTCTCTGCTGCGTCGGCAATGCTTTTGCCGGCACCTACGTTCCTCGGGCCGATGACAGCATCGGTGGTCGCATCGAATGGGAAGAATGGTCGTTCGTCAATTCGACCTTCTGGGTCGATGCCGACAACCAAGGCCGTGATCAGTTCACCAAAGCTCAAGGCGTATTCGCGGTAGCGGATCCCGACGAATGGGACGACTCCCGCGGTCCCGCCGGCATGGGCGCTCAAGGTCCCAACGGCGAAGACATCGGCTACAACACTCAGCTGATGTCGCCGACGTTCGATGTGATTGGAACCGACATTCTCACTATTAATTTCGACTACTCTTGGCGTCCCGAAGACACTCAACAAGCCTTTGTGCGAGTGCAGTTCGACGACGGCAGCGACATTGTGCTACTTGACCTGAACACTGGTAACTCGGTCGACAGCGACGACCCATTGGTCAATCTCGACCTGAACGCCAACTACAACGACTTTGTCGAAGTGCCCGCTACCGCAACGACGGCTACCCTGGCATTCGAAATGGTCGACGCTGGTAACGACTGGTGGTTCGCGGTGGATAACATCTCGGCCGAAAGCCTGTTCAGCAGCTCGGTGATCCTGAGCGAAGACTTTGAAAGCCTGGCATCGGAACTCGGTCCTGGATTGGACGAAGTACGAGAAGGTTCGATCGAAGCCGACGTAATTGGTTGGACTCAAACTCCTCCCACAGGCTGGATGATAAACACCGACGACTTCGTGAGCACTGGCCCCATGGGTTCCACACTCGGTGCTACCGGCGTGTACGGCATCACCCGCGTGCCCGAGCCCTCGACCTGTGTGCTGGCTGGTTTGGCCATCCTTGGCTTGGCTGCTTTCCGTCGCAAGCAAGCAGCAAGCCGGTGA
- a CDS encoding LamG domain-containing protein yields the protein MRYSHALLFSMVCFLTSAMADASTVDRWYRFGDEGTTGTLDSAGEFDGSGNPIFDQPEVLSFANLGSVLGTSQPTYAAADDRPDLPAGSTGNMAASFDGDRDMFGTVNLNFPQSSFSSVLSISDAGAGPYDYSGVSDRYLQFWVKPANATSTQVLVNDTQQHGVRIHDGKFSMRYAETDFDSDVEVEVGRGNFPGTNVDSNGWYHIMLLTQDNLYERGSATLYVDGVAVAAIAGDYQIQGEVVDTGTTLGEPVVIDDYPLSIGGGARARNVSGTIRYLVREADYFEGLIDELEMGVIGFNRNDEWGEFDFATENQFAREIAFNGVDPADVNLDGIVAGDGTGPASSDDVTAFVENFFYEKTIDSILAGGDADERVPVRVGDVTTRALGDLNVDGIIDLADWSILNAADPSMGSLVLNKLGVSTVPEPASCVSLACMLTMLGFAARRFR from the coding sequence ATGCGATATTCACACGCCCTGCTATTTAGTATGGTCTGTTTCTTGACGTCGGCCATGGCCGATGCTTCGACCGTTGACCGCTGGTATCGCTTCGGCGACGAGGGTACCACAGGTACCTTGGACAGCGCCGGCGAGTTTGATGGTTCTGGCAATCCCATTTTCGATCAGCCTGAAGTCCTATCGTTCGCCAACCTTGGCTCGGTGCTCGGCACCTCGCAACCAACGTACGCCGCTGCAGACGATCGCCCCGACCTACCTGCCGGATCCACCGGCAACATGGCCGCCAGCTTCGATGGCGATCGCGACATGTTCGGCACGGTCAACCTGAACTTCCCGCAATCGTCGTTTTCGTCGGTGCTGAGCATCAGCGACGCCGGTGCCGGCCCCTACGACTACTCCGGCGTTAGCGACCGATACCTGCAGTTCTGGGTCAAACCTGCCAACGCTACCTCGACTCAGGTATTGGTGAACGACACTCAGCAACATGGTGTCCGCATACACGATGGCAAGTTCTCGATGCGATATGCCGAGACCGATTTCGACTCCGACGTGGAAGTCGAAGTTGGACGTGGAAACTTCCCTGGTACGAATGTCGACAGCAACGGTTGGTACCACATCATGCTGCTGACCCAAGACAACCTCTACGAGCGTGGCAGCGCTACCCTCTACGTCGATGGTGTAGCCGTTGCCGCAATCGCTGGCGACTACCAGATTCAAGGCGAAGTAGTCGACACCGGAACCACGCTAGGTGAACCAGTGGTGATCGACGACTACCCCCTCTCCATCGGCGGCGGTGCCCGCGCCCGTAACGTTAGCGGCACCATCCGCTACCTGGTTCGCGAAGCCGATTATTTCGAAGGCCTGATCGACGAACTCGAAATGGGCGTGATCGGCTTCAATCGTAACGACGAATGGGGCGAGTTTGATTTCGCCACCGAGAACCAATTCGCCCGTGAGATTGCCTTCAATGGTGTCGATCCTGCCGACGTAAACCTCGATGGCATCGTGGCCGGCGATGGCACCGGCCCTGCTTCTTCGGACGACGTGACCGCGTTTGTCGAAAACTTCTTCTACGAAAAAACCATCGATAGCATCCTGGCCGGTGGCGACGCCGACGAACGAGTACCCGTGCGGGTTGGCGACGTCACGACTCGTGCCCTCGGCGACTTGAACGTCGATGGCATCATCGACCTAGCCGACTGGTCGATCCTCAACGCGGCCGATCCCTCGATGGGATCGCTCGTGCTCAACAAGCTTGGGGTCTCAACAGTGCCTGAACCAGCAAGCTGCGTTTCGCTTGCCTGCATGTTGACCATGCTTGGTTTCGCTGCTCGGCGTTTCCGTTAA
- a CDS encoding DUF1559 domain-containing protein gives MLVVIAIIGILVALLLPAVQSARESARRAQCQNNLKQLGLSMANYESARRSYPPGAQYAEGSFWSFHLLPYLEEANAKELITINEGDGQWAFNGGSYTTADLAGPPYQNVQLLETVFSVMRCPSAALPQHQFDGTADPGWIVQRRVPGSYLGCATGLIRFQDSPTKGRKLWMADGVLYPVLFNKNDPLVKLRKITDGLSNTLLIAETVHDADEQDRIGREAEDPEGDHKDHWYIGSDDMDTNKGSDTSEGLGSTAVGINLHLSDPMACKEKSALPGSTRCHALQLSFSSEHPGGVQGVYCDGSVHFIEEDIDANAWRDLGTRAGQLPELPGGF, from the coding sequence TTGCTGGTAGTGATCGCCATTATCGGCATTTTGGTAGCTCTGTTGCTGCCTGCGGTACAGTCGGCCCGCGAGTCGGCTCGGCGTGCCCAATGCCAAAACAACCTCAAGCAACTCGGACTCTCGATGGCCAACTACGAGTCGGCACGTCGGTCGTATCCGCCGGGAGCTCAATACGCGGAAGGTAGCTTTTGGAGCTTTCACCTGCTCCCTTACTTGGAAGAAGCCAACGCCAAGGAGTTGATCACCATCAACGAAGGCGATGGCCAATGGGCCTTCAATGGTGGTAGCTACACCACCGCCGACCTGGCAGGCCCTCCCTATCAGAACGTTCAATTGCTCGAGACCGTGTTCAGCGTGATGCGTTGCCCCTCAGCGGCATTGCCGCAGCACCAATTCGATGGCACCGCCGACCCGGGCTGGATCGTGCAGCGACGAGTGCCTGGTTCGTACCTTGGTTGTGCAACGGGACTCATTCGCTTCCAGGACTCTCCCACCAAGGGGCGGAAGCTCTGGATGGCCGACGGGGTACTGTATCCCGTGCTCTTTAACAAGAACGATCCTCTGGTGAAACTGCGGAAGATCACCGACGGACTCTCGAATACGCTGCTCATTGCCGAAACAGTACACGACGCGGATGAACAAGATCGCATCGGTCGTGAAGCGGAAGATCCCGAAGGCGACCATAAAGACCATTGGTATATCGGCAGTGACGACATGGATACCAATAAAGGTAGCGATACATCCGAAGGCCTAGGCTCCACGGCCGTCGGCATCAATCTGCACCTTTCCGACCCCATGGCTTGTAAAGAGAAGTCGGCCCTGCCCGGCTCGACCCGATGCCATGCTCTGCAACTGTCGTTCTCTAGCGAGCATCCAGGTGGTGTTCAGGGAGTTTACTGCGATGGTTCGGTGCATTTTATCGAGGAAGACATCGACGCTAACGCTTGGCGCGACCTTGGCACCCGCGCTGGTCAACTTCCCGAATTGCCCGGCGGTTTCTAA